The Hyphococcus flavus genome contains a region encoding:
- the maiA gene encoding maleylacetoacetate isomerase, with protein MKLFGYWRSSATYRVRIALALKNLDYQYAPVNLLKGEQKSEAYLARNPLGLVPALETDEGAVMTQSLAIIAHLEETYPEPSLLPKGAAERANARSIALTLASEAQPFMNLRIQQYLKNDVGLDDAGVKKWLNQWPGGAMAAVEKKLAHTAGDYCIGDAPGLADCFLVPQFFGASRFSVDVSSFKKMKEIYDRCQQHPAFIKAHPDNQQDAVKGS; from the coding sequence ATGAAATTATTCGGTTATTGGCGTTCTAGCGCGACTTACCGGGTGCGGATCGCACTGGCGCTGAAAAATCTCGACTATCAGTATGCCCCTGTGAACCTCCTCAAAGGCGAGCAAAAAAGCGAGGCCTATCTTGCCCGCAACCCGCTGGGACTCGTTCCGGCGCTCGAAACGGACGAAGGCGCGGTGATGACACAGTCCCTGGCTATTATCGCGCATCTTGAAGAAACCTACCCTGAACCTTCACTCCTACCTAAGGGTGCGGCGGAGCGCGCCAACGCGCGGAGCATTGCGCTGACTCTCGCCAGCGAAGCCCAGCCCTTTATGAACCTCCGCATACAGCAATATCTGAAAAACGACGTTGGCCTTGATGACGCTGGCGTTAAAAAATGGCTCAACCAGTGGCCCGGCGGCGCCATGGCGGCGGTCGAAAAAAAACTGGCGCATACGGCAGGCGATTATTGCATCGGCGATGCGCCCGGTCTCGCCGATTGCTTTCTCGTACCGCAATTTTTCGGCGCGTCACGTTTCAGCGTCGATGTTTCAAGCTTCAAAAAAATGAAAGAGATTTACGACCGCTGCCAGCAACACCCGGCGTTCATAAAAGCGCACCCGGACAACCAGCAAGATGCAGTGAAAGGATCATAA
- a CDS encoding GtrA family protein produces MSNIIKAGEAPSMFRQLVRYCLVGVINTFVGLSIIYVAMGVFLLAPALSNMIGFAVGILVSYTLNRRWTFSSNAPLSRSMTIFGLVCLTGYILNLSAVLTAIHIGGVNPYLAQLFGISVYTVSVFLGSRQLAFRR; encoded by the coding sequence ATGAGTAACATTATCAAGGCCGGTGAAGCACCTTCAATGTTTAGGCAGTTAGTCCGATATTGCCTTGTGGGCGTCATTAACACCTTCGTTGGCCTGAGTATTATCTATGTGGCCATGGGCGTCTTTCTCCTAGCGCCAGCGCTTTCCAATATGATCGGTTTTGCCGTAGGTATTTTGGTCAGCTACACCCTCAACAGACGATGGACCTTTAGCAGTAACGCACCTCTCAGCCGCAGCATGACCATTTTCGGGCTTGTCTGCCTTACCGGATATATACTCAATTTAAGCGCTGTTTTGACCGCCATCCATATTGGTGGCGTTAACCCGTACCTAGCACAATTATTCGGGATTTCGGTTTATACGGTCTCCGTTTTTCTCGGCAGCCGTCAGTTGGCGTTCAGGCGATAA
- the glnA gene encoding type I glutamate--ammonia ligase → MSADAILKKIKNESIKYVDLRFTDPKGKWQHVTFDQSLVDEDFFSEGQMFDGSSISGWKAINESDMVLMPDPSTAVLDPFFAQPTLTIFCDILEPSTGQPYGRDPRTTAKAAEAYLKSSGAGDTAFFGPEAEFFVFDDVRWSTEQQNMGYAVDSIEGPYNSSTDFEGGNLAHRPGPKGGYFPVPPVDSGQDMRTEMLSFMTEMGIEPEKHHHEVAPSQHELGMKFSTLTTMADRLQIYKYIVHQVAAGHGRTATFMPKPIYGDNGSGMHVHQSIWKEGQPLFAGDRYADLSETCLYYIGGIIKHARAINAFANATTNSYKRLVPGFEAPVLLAYSARNRSASVRIPWVGSPKGKRIETRFPDASGNPYLTFSALLMAGLDGIENKIHPGDPMDKDLYDLPAEELKDIPTVCASLRESMSALDRDREFLKKGNVFNDDQIDAYIDLKMAEVTTFETTPHPVEFAMYYSV, encoded by the coding sequence ATGAGCGCAGACGCCATTCTCAAAAAAATTAAGAATGAGAGCATTAAATACGTCGACCTTCGTTTCACCGATCCTAAAGGCAAATGGCAGCACGTCACTTTTGATCAGTCCTTGGTTGATGAGGATTTCTTTTCTGAAGGCCAGATGTTCGACGGCTCATCAATTTCCGGATGGAAGGCCATTAATGAGTCTGACATGGTGCTGATGCCGGACCCTTCTACTGCTGTGCTCGACCCGTTTTTTGCTCAACCAACGCTCACCATTTTTTGTGACATTCTGGAACCCTCAACAGGTCAACCTTATGGGCGCGATCCGCGCACGACAGCAAAAGCTGCCGAGGCGTATCTGAAATCCTCAGGCGCCGGCGATACAGCCTTTTTCGGTCCCGAGGCGGAGTTTTTTGTTTTTGACGATGTACGTTGGTCAACTGAACAGCAAAATATGGGGTACGCGGTCGATTCCATCGAGGGCCCCTATAACAGTTCCACGGATTTCGAGGGTGGCAATCTCGCACACCGGCCGGGCCCGAAAGGCGGATACTTTCCCGTACCGCCAGTCGATAGTGGTCAGGACATGCGCACGGAAATGCTGTCGTTTATGACCGAAATGGGAATTGAACCGGAAAAGCATCATCACGAGGTCGCGCCATCGCAGCATGAACTCGGAATGAAATTCTCAACTCTTACGACAATGGCTGACCGCCTGCAGATTTATAAATATATCGTACATCAGGTTGCGGCTGGACACGGCAGAACGGCGACGTTTATGCCGAAGCCAATTTATGGCGACAATGGTTCTGGCATGCACGTCCACCAATCTATTTGGAAAGAGGGCCAACCACTTTTCGCCGGGGACAGATACGCAGATCTCTCTGAAACGTGCCTTTATTATATAGGCGGCATCATCAAGCACGCACGCGCCATCAATGCCTTCGCGAATGCGACCACCAATAGCTATAAACGTCTTGTGCCTGGGTTCGAAGCGCCGGTGCTTCTCGCTTATTCCGCGCGAAATCGCTCCGCCTCCGTTCGAATTCCCTGGGTTGGGTCACCAAAAGGCAAACGAATCGAGACACGTTTCCCTGACGCGTCAGGCAATCCTTATCTTACCTTCTCAGCGTTGCTGATGGCTGGCCTCGATGGAATCGAAAACAAGATTCATCCTGGCGATCCAATGGACAAGGACCTTTATGATCTCCCGGCTGAAGAGCTCAAAGACATTCCGACTGTTTGCGCATCCTTGCGGGAATCCATGTCTGCTCTCGATCGCGACCGCGAATTCCTGAAAAAGGGCAACGTGTTCAACGACGATCAGATCGACGCTTACATCGATCTGAAAATGGCGGAAGTTACAACATTCGAAACGACGCCGCACCCGGTTGAGTTTGCAATGTATTACTCAGTCTAA
- a CDS encoding MarR family winged helix-turn-helix transcriptional regulator, giving the protein MTVACVSRQSPPGKKRELVLENFAPYRIVSLGHAISGRLAQAYRNESITIPEWRVLAVVAQATRLASRDVVKMTPMDKMTVSRAVASLEEKSLVKRTPNENDRRLSMLSLSEEGRALFDRVASLALQFEDNLLAALEDEEAALFRSALKKLEEQVHGMDGDAISKISEEAPRRGL; this is encoded by the coding sequence ATGACCGTTGCATGCGTATCGCGTCAGTCGCCGCCAGGTAAAAAACGGGAACTCGTTCTTGAAAACTTCGCGCCATATCGCATTGTTTCACTAGGCCATGCAATTTCAGGCAGGTTGGCGCAGGCTTACCGAAATGAAAGCATCACGATTCCAGAGTGGCGTGTGCTGGCTGTGGTGGCGCAGGCGACGCGCCTTGCATCCCGAGATGTCGTCAAAATGACGCCGATGGACAAGATGACTGTCAGCCGGGCGGTGGCCAGCCTGGAAGAGAAAAGCCTGGTAAAAAGAACGCCGAACGAAAATGACCGGCGATTGTCGATGTTGTCCTTGTCGGAAGAGGGGCGAGCGTTGTTTGATCGTGTGGCGTCGTTGGCGCTGCAGTTTGAAGACAATCTATTGGCTGCGCTTGAAGATGAAGAAGCGGCGCTTTTTCGTTCCGCGCTAAAGAAACTCGAAGAGCAAGTGCACGGAATGGATGGTGATGCTATTTCAAAAATATCTGAGGAAGCTCCGCGGCGAGGACTTTAA
- the hppD gene encoding 4-hydroxyphenylpyruvate dioxygenase: protein MADLFENPIGTDGFEFVEYTSGNPDELADLFERLGFTAVGKHRSKDVIHYRQGDINFLLNREQSGQPEVFRGQHGAGANAMAFRVKDAQHAFNEAVKRGAKPIEAKTGPMELNIPGIEGIGGLNVYLVDRYGAQSIYDIDFKPIDFTDPKKNDMGLTYIDHLTHNLHRGNMDKWATYYEDIFNFREIRYFDIEGKLTGLVSKAMTSPCGKIRIPLNESQDEKSQIEEFLKRYNGEGIQHIALGTDDIYETVELLRKRDLPFQSTPDTYYEKVGERVGDHGEDLERLKKNHILIDGAPTEGQGLLLQIFTQDAIGPIFYEIIQRKGNEGFGEGNFKALFESIEEDQIRRGVLKETA from the coding sequence ATGGCTGACCTTTTCGAAAACCCCATTGGCACCGACGGTTTCGAATTCGTAGAATATACAAGCGGCAATCCGGATGAGCTGGCCGATCTGTTCGAGCGTCTTGGCTTTACCGCAGTTGGCAAGCACCGTTCGAAAGACGTTATTCATTATCGTCAGGGCGACATCAATTTTCTGCTTAATCGCGAACAGTCCGGGCAGCCGGAAGTCTTTCGGGGCCAACACGGTGCTGGGGCGAATGCGATGGCTTTTCGTGTAAAAGACGCGCAGCACGCTTTCAACGAAGCTGTGAAGCGCGGCGCCAAGCCAATCGAGGCCAAAACCGGTCCTATGGAATTGAACATTCCGGGCATAGAAGGCATCGGCGGACTTAACGTCTATCTCGTCGATCGCTACGGCGCGCAGTCAATTTACGACATCGATTTCAAACCAATTGACTTTACGGACCCCAAGAAAAACGACATGGGCCTCACCTATATCGATCACCTGACCCACAACCTTCATCGCGGCAATATGGACAAGTGGGCGACGTATTACGAAGACATCTTCAATTTCCGTGAAATTCGTTATTTCGACATTGAGGGTAAGCTGACTGGGTTAGTCTCAAAAGCGATGACGAGCCCCTGCGGCAAAATCCGTATCCCGCTCAATGAAAGTCAGGATGAAAAATCGCAGATTGAGGAGTTTCTTAAGCGTTATAACGGCGAGGGCATACAACATATTGCGCTCGGTACAGACGATATCTATGAAACCGTTGAGCTTTTGCGCAAGCGCGATCTGCCGTTTCAGTCAACACCTGATACTTATTATGAGAAAGTGGGCGAGCGAGTAGGTGATCATGGTGAGGACCTTGAACGCCTCAAGAAGAACCACATTCTTATCGACGGCGCGCCAACGGAAGGGCAGGGGTTGTTGCTTCAGATATTTACGCAGGATGCGATCGGCCCGATTTTTTATGAAATTATTCAGCGCAAGGGCAATGAAGGCTTCGGCGAAGGAAACTTTAAAGCGTTATTCGAATCGATCGAAGAAGATCAGATTCGACGTGGCGTGTTGAAAGAAACTGCATAA
- a CDS encoding serine hydrolase domain-containing protein — MTSVAQADALLEKILDADGGPGVMAAVIKDDALVWSGAAGIADLEHNIPLEHDHKLRIGSVSKPITAVLTLLMAQESELELEADIRNYVPEFTEKQGVVTIHQLASHTAGVRHYDFSNFFEANNVVYHSSLTDALNTFSEEPLLAAPGEKFIYSSLGYNLIGAAIESVADETFSNVLSAQLTSPLNLAGTTVDNSLEIIPNRSGFYTVTMKNPVFPWMNDNEVINTIMRDSSDYYPSGGILSTAEDLARFTYSTFNSNLLHTESREMLVTPVRLNDGSIAALPRGDKSVPYGFGWEIHESSNNEPRYYAHGGETNGAYAFIRYYPDQKLAVAAIANYNMMGREPAFFKVLAAELPQIFLK; from the coding sequence ATGACTTCTGTTGCGCAGGCTGATGCGTTGCTCGAAAAAATACTTGATGCGGATGGCGGTCCGGGCGTCATGGCGGCGGTGATCAAGGATGACGCGCTTGTCTGGAGTGGAGCGGCCGGCATAGCCGACCTCGAACATAACATTCCCCTAGAGCACGATCACAAGTTACGAATTGGCAGCGTGTCAAAACCCATCACCGCTGTACTGACGCTGTTAATGGCTCAGGAAAGTGAGCTTGAGCTTGAAGCGGATATTCGAAACTACGTACCTGAATTCACTGAAAAGCAAGGCGTGGTGACTATCCACCAACTCGCATCCCATACGGCTGGGGTGCGTCACTATGATTTCTCCAACTTTTTCGAAGCCAATAATGTTGTTTATCATTCAAGTCTTACAGACGCGCTAAACACATTCAGTGAAGAACCACTTCTGGCAGCTCCAGGAGAGAAATTTATCTATTCGAGTCTCGGGTATAACCTGATAGGAGCTGCTATCGAAAGCGTAGCAGATGAGACATTTTCCAATGTCTTAAGCGCACAGCTAACATCTCCTCTAAATCTCGCTGGAACAACCGTTGATAATTCATTGGAGATAATTCCAAACCGCTCGGGCTTTTATACTGTCACGATGAAGAATCCGGTGTTTCCATGGATGAATGACAACGAAGTGATAAATACGATCATGCGCGACAGCTCTGACTATTACCCGTCAGGCGGCATATTATCGACGGCTGAAGACCTTGCCCGCTTCACATATTCTACGTTCAACAGCAATCTGCTCCACACTGAGTCTCGTGAAATGCTCGTGACGCCGGTTCGCCTTAACGATGGCTCGATAGCAGCCCTGCCAAGAGGTGACAAATCAGTGCCCTATGGCTTTGGATGGGAAATTCACGAGTCCAGCAACAATGAACCAAGGTATTATGCTCATGGAGGCGAAACCAATGGCGCTTACGCTTTCATTCGTTACTATCCGGATCAAAAGCTAGCTGTGGCGGCGATCGCCAATTATAACATGATGGGACGCGAGCCAGCTTTCTTTAAAGTCCTCGCCGCGGAGCTTCCTCAGATATTTTTGAAATAG
- a CDS encoding helix-turn-helix transcriptional regulator encodes MRRQLSENLEIKAAATSKDMPAPAPRTSISVMSILDSIKGPHSCGSGSVNACWFESSENFGLTSRIIYVTYKLHMSDDRDMDAVFQALANESRRRMLDIVKEEPGIGVGALASDFDVSRIAVMKHLSVLEEANLIVSEKDGRTRKLYFNAAPIQMIHDRWTSEYSAYWAGQLTRIKYLAETRGSDNQPRKNKKG; translated from the coding sequence ATGCGTCGCCAATTGAGCGAAAACTTGGAGATAAAAGCCGCAGCGACGAGCAAAGACATGCCGGCGCCGGCGCCTCGAACAAGTATATCAGTCATGAGCATACTGGATTCCATAAAGGGACCGCATAGCTGCGGGTCCGGTTCTGTCAACGCATGCTGGTTTGAGAGCAGCGAAAATTTTGGTTTGACAAGCCGGATAATTTATGTAACCTATAAGTTACATATGAGTGATGATCGGGATATGGACGCCGTTTTTCAGGCGCTTGCGAATGAAAGCCGCCGGCGCATGCTCGATATCGTCAAGGAAGAACCAGGTATCGGGGTCGGTGCCTTGGCCTCTGATTTTGACGTGAGCCGTATCGCCGTCATGAAACATCTGAGCGTTCTGGAGGAGGCGAATTTGATTGTTTCCGAAAAGGATGGCCGCACCCGAAAGCTCTATTTCAATGCTGCGCCAATTCAGATGATCCATGACCGCTGGACCAGCGAGTACAGCGCCTACTGGGCCGGACAGCTCACAAGAATCAAATATCTCGCCGAAACACGCGGCAGCGATAATCAACCTCGCAAAAATAAGAAAGGCTAA
- a CDS encoding TIGR02466 family protein, producing the protein MVEDIKHYGIFRVDLVKSVLNVVHAEIANHCMKIIDDSDAYTTYFSPALNKKFMEDFPNRDRFENALSRAGDEFVAKTQRIHFARGGGHKLNYWCSVYREGDFHDSHIHRRSLISGTYYPQTGDDSAAITFEAPYTGLTMHDSLDNSALGFEFKPRSGDCLMWPSWLPHRVTRQEKSNVPRVAISFNIDYKYEPI; encoded by the coding sequence GTGGTCGAAGATATAAAGCACTACGGCATTTTTCGTGTCGATCTCGTGAAGTCTGTCTTAAACGTAGTCCATGCTGAAATCGCCAATCACTGCATGAAGATTATCGATGACAGCGATGCGTACACAACTTATTTTTCTCCCGCACTAAACAAGAAGTTTATGGAAGATTTCCCTAATCGGGATCGGTTTGAAAATGCTCTTTCTCGCGCGGGGGATGAATTTGTCGCCAAAACCCAACGAATCCATTTCGCAAGAGGCGGCGGACACAAGCTCAACTATTGGTGCAGCGTCTACCGGGAGGGCGATTTTCATGACTCCCATATTCACCGGCGGTCCCTCATTTCAGGCACTTATTACCCGCAAACGGGTGATGATAGTGCAGCAATTACGTTTGAAGCACCCTATACTGGCCTGACCATGCATGACTCGCTCGACAACAGCGCACTTGGATTTGAATTTAAACCAAGGTCGGGTGATTGCTTGATGTGGCCGTCCTGGCTACCTCATCGCGTGACACGTCAAGAAAAATCAAATGTGCCCCGCGTCGCGATTTCTTTTAATATCGACTACAAATATGAGCCCATATAA
- a CDS encoding helix-turn-helix domain-containing protein — MTDILVRGAGAGMSLLVAAAFISKFSLNWRRILGASLAVSTGAYILVSLPALNGALEPVMPALIVLAMFGPIAFWWFFLTLFDDNFVWRWPLFIPLAARIIFLAAYYLAEPTSLFSAISFVIWRAVILFMYGHAIFTALRYAQDDLIEGRRRFRVIFAILVSIVGLAIVYVETTNADLVLTPQLSLVHATIITLITLGFGAWLLAARNEVLDGLQRGEAEAANTRSFVPAADQTAYEKLTALMREEIWRQEGLSVSLLAEKVEVPEHQLRKLINGVLGFRNFSAYLNEYRIDAAKTALADPAQARRQILQLAHELGYASITPFNRAFKEATGLTPSEFRKKSLNEG; from the coding sequence ATGACTGATATACTTGTTCGAGGCGCCGGCGCCGGCATGTCTTTGCTCGTCGCTGCGGCTTTTATCTCCAAGTTTTCGCTCAATTGGCGACGCATTCTGGGCGCCTCGTTGGCGGTGAGTACGGGCGCTTATATCCTTGTATCGCTTCCAGCGTTGAATGGGGCGCTAGAACCAGTCATGCCAGCGCTTATCGTGCTGGCGATGTTTGGGCCAATCGCGTTCTGGTGGTTTTTTCTTACACTCTTCGATGACAACTTCGTCTGGCGGTGGCCGTTATTTATTCCATTGGCGGCGCGGATAATTTTTCTGGCGGCTTACTATTTGGCCGAGCCAACCAGCCTGTTTTCAGCAATCTCATTTGTAATATGGAGAGCTGTTATATTGTTCATGTATGGGCACGCGATTTTTACGGCATTAAGATACGCGCAAGATGATCTAATAGAGGGGCGTCGCCGTTTCCGGGTAATTTTCGCTATTCTTGTGTCAATTGTTGGCCTCGCAATTGTATACGTGGAAACGACAAATGCTGACTTAGTTCTGACGCCACAATTATCACTCGTCCACGCGACTATAATCACCTTGATTACCCTAGGCTTCGGCGCCTGGCTGCTTGCAGCGAGAAACGAGGTGCTTGACGGTCTTCAAAGAGGTGAAGCAGAGGCTGCTAATACTCGATCATTTGTGCCAGCAGCGGACCAGACAGCCTATGAAAAGCTTACAGCGCTGATGAGAGAAGAGATTTGGCGTCAGGAAGGTCTGAGCGTCTCCCTCCTGGCTGAAAAAGTAGAGGTTCCGGAGCACCAGCTTCGGAAGCTGATCAACGGCGTGCTCGGCTTCCGAAATTTTTCAGCTTACTTGAATGAATACAGGATTGATGCCGCCAAGACGGCTCTAGCCGATCCTGCGCAGGCTCGGCGTCAGATACTGCAACTAGCCCATGAGCTTGGGTACGCGTCCATCACGCCGTTTAATCGGGCTTTTAAGGAAGCGACCGGGCTCACACCCTCAGAATTTCGGAAAAAGTCCCTGAATGAAGGATAG
- a CDS encoding gamma carbonic anhydrase family protein, producing the protein MKPLIFSIGDKTPKIHETAFIAPGVVIAGDVEVHENASVWYGSVLRGDSNKIVVGKGSNIQDGTVIHVDEPHLGGVPTLIGENALIGHKCMLHGATVEDGGFVGMCATMLDGSIVKTGAMLAAGAFLAPKKIVPAGEMWAGMPARKFRDLKENEDKFALLGSAHYVEEAKAHREALAAHESG; encoded by the coding sequence ATGAAGCCCCTCATCTTCTCCATTGGCGACAAGACGCCGAAGATTCACGAGACCGCCTTCATCGCGCCGGGCGTTGTCATCGCCGGCGATGTCGAGGTGCATGAAAACGCCTCCGTCTGGTACGGATCTGTGCTGCGCGGCGATTCCAATAAAATTGTTGTTGGCAAAGGATCGAACATACAGGACGGGACAGTCATTCATGTGGATGAGCCGCATCTCGGCGGCGTGCCGACCCTGATCGGCGAGAACGCGCTGATTGGGCACAAGTGCATGCTCCATGGCGCCACAGTAGAAGATGGCGGGTTTGTCGGCATGTGCGCGACGATGCTCGATGGCTCGATCGTCAAGACTGGCGCGATGCTCGCCGCCGGGGCGTTTCTGGCGCCGAAAAAAATCGTCCCCGCCGGCGAGATGTGGGCCGGCATGCCTGCGCGCAAATTCCGCGACCTCAAAGAAAACGAAGATAAATTCGCGCTGCTTGGATCGGCCCATTACGTCGAGGAAGCAAAGGCGCATCGCGAAGCCCTCGCAGCGCATGAAAGCGGCTAG
- a CDS encoding SRPBCC domain-containing protein, with the protein MSEMRYAEKEIYRVFIAAPIDTVWSELVNTTKPRPFFWNGNWDTPDFAPGNPYRVSANNGKAVPVIGRILEMEPPNKLVTSFRLTNLPDPASRVTYLLEEKDSGTDFQLITENVLAGSKSEKSMADGSKFIVENFKSYVETGKVTFGAQMMLAMFSLMAPITPKSMSVENWPYDKAE; encoded by the coding sequence ATGAGTGAAATGAGATATGCGGAAAAAGAAATCTATCGCGTGTTTATAGCCGCGCCAATAGATACCGTTTGGTCGGAACTCGTCAACACGACCAAGCCACGCCCGTTCTTCTGGAACGGGAACTGGGACACGCCTGATTTCGCACCTGGCAATCCCTATCGGGTATCCGCCAATAACGGTAAAGCCGTTCCTGTCATCGGCCGCATACTTGAGATGGAGCCGCCAAATAAACTGGTCACCTCCTTTCGATTAACTAACCTGCCTGATCCAGCTTCACGCGTCACTTATCTTTTAGAAGAAAAAGATAGCGGTACGGACTTTCAACTTATCACAGAAAACGTTCTCGCCGGCTCAAAGAGCGAAAAATCCATGGCGGATGGTTCGAAGTTCATCGTCGAGAATTTCAAGTCCTATGTTGAAACTGGAAAGGTTACCTTTGGCGCGCAGATGATGCTCGCGATGTTTTCCCTAATGGCACCAATCACGCCAAAATCCATGAGCGTTGAAAACTGGCCATACGACAAAGCCGAGTAA
- a CDS encoding sterol desaturase family protein yields MPDPISLNTFIEGSTGAMLVETAQTWVRVFKQDFIRYLAGAGGVFLVINLMLAAKLRGRKIRPNTHPSRAQMRREFLYSTRTVAVFSTVALFTIAAKENGLTQLYLDSAERGWWYFGFSIAALIVLHDAWFYWTHRLIHDLRLFRSFHKTHHKSFAPTPWTAYSFDIGEAALNAIFVTIALIIIPVSPIALAIFLAHMMLRNAIGHCGYEIFPSRRDGRPLFDWMTSVTHHDLHHSQAGWNYGLYFTWWDRLMETEHPLYHEKFAQAVGKPLDGSAVRARKSSAAL; encoded by the coding sequence ATGCCCGACCCTATTTCATTAAATACGTTCATCGAAGGTTCTACTGGTGCGATGTTGGTTGAGACGGCGCAGACTTGGGTTCGCGTATTCAAACAAGATTTTATCCGATATCTAGCCGGGGCAGGCGGGGTGTTTCTTGTCATCAACCTGATGCTGGCGGCAAAGCTTCGGGGGCGAAAAATCAGGCCCAACACGCACCCAAGCCGTGCGCAAATGCGGCGGGAGTTTTTGTACTCAACTCGAACGGTTGCGGTTTTTTCAACAGTTGCGCTTTTTACGATCGCGGCTAAGGAAAATGGTCTTACACAGTTATATCTGGACTCGGCTGAACGCGGCTGGTGGTATTTTGGGTTTTCGATAGCAGCGCTTATCGTCTTACATGATGCTTGGTTTTACTGGACCCACCGCCTTATTCATGACCTGAGGCTTTTTCGAAGCTTTCACAAAACACATCATAAATCATTCGCGCCGACCCCATGGACGGCTTATTCATTTGATATTGGCGAGGCGGCATTGAATGCAATATTCGTCACCATCGCGCTTATAATCATACCTGTTTCACCGATAGCGTTGGCGATCTTTCTTGCCCATATGATGCTGAGAAACGCGATTGGTCACTGTGGCTATGAAATTTTTCCAAGCCGGCGTGACGGGAGACCTTTGTTCGATTGGATGACATCTGTCACTCATCATGACCTACACCATTCGCAGGCAGGCTGGAACTATGGCCTGTATTTCACATGGTGGGATAGGTTGATGGAAACTGAACACCCATTATACCACGAAAAATTCGCTCAAGCTGTGGGCAAACCACTTGATGGTTCTGCAGTGCGAGCGAGAAAGTCGTCCGCTGCATTGTAA
- a CDS encoding mitochondrial fission ELM1 family protein yields MQSASIPPLGMIDRRGGLWVLTDGKIGDDVQCLAIANALNSNFEKRVVSPRMPWALMSPWGPVDPREAPMAASGPLAGAPPAVVIASGRRAVPHALSLKRASAGRTRIVIMKDPRFGRGAADVLWAPAHDRLTGPNVISTLTSPHGLSEKIMAARQPSSANIGALPKPLLGFVLGGPSGGARYGDKQALELAAHLNSAGNDFASIAITPSRRTPEKFLKALEERVAHERLYIWKGEGSNPYIDILGNADVLIVAADSHNMMSEALASRAGIYAWRPQGLSRKLTWFVDQLEARGDVRPFEDKTEPFDRTPVDATPEIVEAIKARLSL; encoded by the coding sequence ATGCAAAGCGCCTCTATTCCACCGCTTGGCATGATCGATCGGCGCGGGGGCCTCTGGGTCCTGACCGATGGAAAGATCGGTGATGATGTCCAGTGCCTGGCCATTGCAAACGCCCTCAATTCTAATTTTGAAAAACGTGTGGTGAGCCCGCGGATGCCTTGGGCGCTGATGTCGCCTTGGGGACCGGTGGATCCAAGGGAAGCGCCGATGGCGGCTTCGGGGCCGTTGGCTGGCGCCCCCCCGGCTGTCGTGATTGCCTCGGGACGGCGTGCGGTCCCTCATGCGCTTTCCTTGAAACGCGCGAGCGCAGGGCGAACCCGGATCGTCATCATGAAGGATCCGCGGTTTGGTAGGGGCGCGGCTGACGTCTTGTGGGCTCCGGCGCATGATCGGCTTACAGGGCCCAATGTGATTTCCACGCTGACTTCTCCACACGGTCTTTCGGAAAAGATCATGGCCGCGAGGCAACCCTCCAGCGCCAATATCGGCGCCTTGCCAAAACCTCTGCTTGGGTTCGTTCTTGGTGGGCCCTCTGGCGGCGCACGGTATGGAGACAAACAAGCCCTAGAATTGGCGGCGCACCTGAACTCAGCAGGGAACGACTTCGCAAGCATCGCCATAACGCCTTCGCGCCGAACGCCCGAAAAATTTTTAAAGGCGCTCGAGGAAAGGGTTGCTCACGAAAGGCTATATATATGGAAAGGCGAAGGAAGTAATCCGTATATTGATATTCTCGGGAATGCCGATGTTCTGATAGTCGCGGCCGACTCTCATAATATGATGAGTGAAGCACTCGCCTCACGCGCCGGAATTTACGCATGGCGGCCTCAAGGGCTGTCTCGAAAACTTACCTGGTTTGTCGATCAGCTCGAGGCTAGGGGTGATGTGCGTCCGTTTGAAGATAAAACCGAACCATTCGACAGGACACCTGTTGATGCAACGCCTGAAATCGTTGAGGCGATCAAAGCTCGGCTTAGCCTCTAG